From a region of the Geothrix sp. 21YS21S-2 genome:
- the moaA gene encoding GTP 3',8-cyclase MoaA: protein MKALDSLDRPMRALRISVTDRCNFRCPYCMPRDKFGSDFQFLERREILTFEEIIRLARLFVSAGVEKVRLTGGEPLLRQDLPLLVEGLTAIEGLREVTLTTNGSLLSAQSEPLRKAGLHRITMSLDTLDADKFHRLSDATVPLGQVLEGLRSARDAGFGNIKLNCVLKRGVNEEDILPLADFAREQGHNLRFIEFMDVGTGNGWQMDSVVPSAEVAALIGARWPMERVHALDAGCVARHYRYLDGKGWLGLVSSVTEPFCAGCDRARLSAEGSLYTCLFASKGLDLKTALRAGADDSQLLGLILERWRVRDDRYSELRTQGTVPRTRVEMFHIGG, encoded by the coding sequence ATGAAGGCCTTGGACTCCCTGGACCGGCCGATGAGGGCCCTGCGTATATCGGTGACAGACCGGTGCAACTTCCGGTGCCCGTATTGCATGCCAAGGGACAAGTTCGGCTCGGACTTCCAGTTCCTGGAACGGAGGGAAATCCTCACCTTTGAGGAAATTATACGCCTGGCGCGGCTCTTTGTCTCTGCGGGGGTCGAGAAGGTCCGGCTCACGGGGGGGGAGCCCCTGCTCCGGCAGGACCTGCCGCTCCTGGTCGAAGGGCTGACCGCGATCGAGGGTCTCCGGGAAGTCACTCTTACGACAAATGGTTCATTGCTTTCGGCCCAGTCCGAGCCGCTGCGCAAGGCGGGCCTCCACCGCATCACGATGAGCCTGGATACGCTGGATGCGGACAAGTTCCACAGGCTGTCCGACGCGACCGTGCCTCTGGGGCAGGTGCTGGAGGGTCTCCGCAGCGCACGCGACGCGGGCTTCGGGAACATCAAGCTCAACTGCGTGCTCAAGCGGGGCGTGAACGAGGAGGACATCCTGCCCCTGGCGGACTTCGCGCGGGAGCAGGGGCACAATTTGAGGTTTATCGAATTTATGGATGTCGGAACCGGGAACGGCTGGCAAATGGACAGCGTAGTCCCCTCCGCCGAGGTCGCCGCCCTCATCGGCGCGCGCTGGCCCATGGAGCGGGTGCACGCCCTGGACGCCGGTTGCGTGGCCCGGCACTACCGGTATCTGGACGGGAAGGGCTGGCTGGGCCTCGTCTCCTCCGTGACGGAGCCGTTCTGCGCGGGCTGCGACCGGGCCCGGCTCTCTGCCGAGGGGTCGCTCTACACCTGCCTCTTCGCGTCCAAGGGCCTGGATCTGAAGACGGCCCTGCGGGCCGGCGCGGACGACTCGCAGCTGCTGGGCCTGATCCTGGAGCGGTGGCGGGTGCGGGACGACCGCTATTCCGAGCTGAGGACCCAGGGCACCGTTCCGCGGACCC
- a CDS encoding trypsin-like peptidase domain-containing protein, with protein MLRTALAFLVLAIRLGAQTGSPALDQAAKSVVLVQAETAPGQFQQGSGVVLDQGFVATNAHVVKNAYRIRVLKGEHSWQAEALCLAADRDLVLLSLPGLPLPPAVPIAPGALRTGLSVQALGYPGGLGVRTEPGRITALWTFRGDRLIQTDTHNRPGSSGGGLFTEDGRLAGITTFSLFRDAGVDFAVPVDWVLALIQDRSGAPGLACPLVVVDRLLVDFGDLMQQDPGNEANWSNLTRWWVRESPDSPDAWFGRGTALDQSLRREPEDAALRESALAAYRRAVTLAPGHARAWNNLGAELDTLNRFPEAHAAFRRAVEADPGYGLAWLNLGSSLVNTRAYEEAAQALEHGLQLVGDQAIAWARLGYCELSLGRLPAAMAHYRLALRYEPFRAEWWGELYRVAIRARQPEEAERALARIRDLAPEMEQDLNP; from the coding sequence ATGCTCCGCACGGCGCTGGCATTCCTCGTCCTGGCCATCCGCCTGGGCGCCCAGACGGGAAGTCCGGCCCTGGACCAGGCGGCCAAGAGCGTCGTCCTCGTCCAGGCCGAGACGGCCCCCGGCCAGTTCCAGCAGGGCAGCGGGGTCGTCCTCGACCAGGGCTTCGTGGCCACCAACGCCCACGTCGTGAAGAACGCCTACCGGATCCGGGTCCTGAAAGGCGAGCATTCCTGGCAGGCGGAGGCTTTGTGCCTCGCAGCCGACCGGGACCTCGTCCTCCTCAGCCTTCCGGGCCTGCCGCTCCCCCCAGCGGTTCCCATCGCCCCGGGCGCCCTGCGCACCGGCCTTTCCGTCCAGGCGTTGGGCTATCCTGGCGGCCTGGGCGTTCGCACGGAACCGGGCCGGATCACCGCCCTCTGGACCTTCCGCGGTGACCGCCTCATCCAGACCGACACCCACAACCGACCCGGTTCCAGTGGGGGCGGATTGTTCACGGAGGATGGCCGGCTCGCCGGGATCACCACCTTCTCCCTGTTCCGGGACGCAGGCGTCGACTTCGCGGTGCCCGTGGACTGGGTGCTCGCCCTCATCCAGGACCGCTCCGGGGCGCCGGGCCTGGCCTGCCCCCTGGTGGTGGTGGACCGGCTGCTGGTGGATTTCGGGGACTTGATGCAGCAGGACCCGGGCAATGAGGCCAACTGGAGCAACCTCACCCGGTGGTGGGTGCGGGAATCCCCGGACAGCCCCGATGCGTGGTTCGGCCGGGGCACGGCCCTGGACCAGAGCCTGCGCCGGGAACCGGAGGACGCGGCCCTGCGCGAGTCCGCCCTGGCCGCCTACCGCCGCGCCGTGACCCTGGCCCCCGGCCACGCCAGGGCCTGGAACAACCTCGGCGCCGAACTGGACACCCTCAACCGCTTTCCGGAAGCCCATGCCGCCTTCCGCAGGGCCGTGGAGGCCGACCCCGGCTACGGCCTCGCCTGGCTCAACCTGGGGTCCAGCCTGGTCAACACCCGCGCCTATGAAGAGGCCGCGCAGGCGCTCGAGCACGGCCTCCAGCTGGTGGGTGACCAGGCCATCGCCTGGGCGCGGCTGGGCTACTGCGAGCTGAGCCTGGGCCGGCTGCCCGCGGCCATGGCCCACTACCGTCTGGCCCTCCGTTACGAGCCGTTCCGCGCGGAGTGGTGGGGCGAGCTCTACAGGGTCGCCATCCGCGCGAGGCAGCCTGAGGAGGCCGAGAGGGCCCTGGCCCGCATCAGGGACCTGGCGCCGGAAATGGAGCAGGACCTGAATCCCTGA